One window of the Manihot esculenta cultivar AM560-2 chromosome 14, M.esculenta_v8, whole genome shotgun sequence genome contains the following:
- the LOC110600475 gene encoding reticulon-like protein B14 produces the protein MCIAVADILLWKNKYLSGGILIGFTVIWFLFEVVEYHFVTLLSHLLMLFMAVFFIWSNAAGFIKRNPPDIDDIELPESTLRFFFKQINRLLSDFYYISSGNDLITFFLTIACLWTLSAFGSLCSTLTLLYIVFLCLATLPALYERYEDQVDHFAGRSSQEMKKLFENFNSKVFDKIPRGPTKDKKLM, from the exons ATGTGTATTGCAGTTGCTGACATATTGCTGTGGAAGAACAAGTATTTATCAGGAGGAATCCTAATTGGCTTCACGGTCATATGGTTTCTTTTTGAAGTTGTGGAGTACCATTTTGTTACTCTTCTTTCTCATTTGCTCATGCTTTTCATGGCCGTCTTCTTCATTTGGTCTAACGCCGCAGGATTCATCAAAAG AAATCCTCCTGATATTGACGACATAGAATTGCCAGAATCCACATTGAGATTCTTCTTCAAGCAAATCAACCGATTACTATCAGATTTTTACTATATTTCAAGTGGGAATGATCTAATAACATTCTTCCTG ACAATAGCTTGTCTCTGGACATTGTCAGCTTTTGGGTCTCTATGCAGCACTCTGACTCTGTTATATATTG TGTTTCTGTGCCTGGCAACATTGCCAGCTTTGTACGAGCGATATGAAGATCAGGTGGATCATTTTGCTGGAAGAAGCAGCCAAGAGATGAAGAAattgtttgaaaattttaattccaAAGTTTTTGACAAGATCCCAAGAGGACCAACAAAAGATAAAAAGCTGATGTAA
- the LOC110599613 gene encoding probable phosphopantothenoylcysteine decarboxylase — MAYSEPVATERESVLENAVHRKPRILLAASGSVAAIKFGNLCHCFSEWAEVKAVATRASLHFIDRASLPKDVVLYTDEDEWSSWSKIGDSVLHIELRRWADIMVIAPLSANTLGKIAGGLCDNLLTCIVRAWDYSKPLFVAPAMNTFMWTNPFTEKHLMTIDELGISLIPPITKRLACGDYGSGAMAEPSLIYSTIRLFLESRVQAGDGRGN; from the exons ATGGCATACTCAGAACCAGTAGCAACAGAAAGAGAGTCAGTACTGGAAAATGCTGTTCATAGGAAACCCAGGATACTGCTTGCTGCCAGTGGAAGTGTAGCTGCTATAAAATTTGGAAATCTCTGCCATTGTTTTTCTGAATGGGCAGAAGTAAAAGCTGTTGCTACAAGGGCTTCTTTACATTTCATTGATAGAGCCTCCCTTCCTAAAGATGTTGTTCTTTACACTGATGAGGATGAATGGTCTAGTTGGAGTAAAATAGGAGATAGTGTTCTTCACATTGAGCTGCGCCGGTGGGCTGATATCATGGTTATAGCCCCGTTATCAGCAAACACACTTGGGAAG ATTGCTGGGGGATTGTGTGACAATCTGCTGACTTGCATTGTCCGAGCGTGGGATTACAGCAAGCCCCTGTTTGTCGCACCAGCCATGAATACTTTCATGTGGACCAATCCTTTCACAGAGAAGCATCTGATGACAATTGATGAACTTGGGATTTCCCTCATTCCACCCATCACAAAAAGGCTGGCCTGTGGTGATTATGGGAGTGGTGCAATGGCTGAACCTTCTCTAATCTACTCAACCATAAGGCTCTTCTTGGAGTCTCGGGTTCAAGCAGGAGATGGAAGAGGGAATTAG
- the LOC122721702 gene encoding non-specific lipid-transfer protein 2-like, whose protein sequence is MKISYVACLVVVAVLLGEIVEVSQAATCNPLELSACASAITSSSPPSAICCSKLKKQRPCLCQYVKNPNLQKLVNSPNARKVATTCGSPFPNC, encoded by the coding sequence ATGAAAATCTCATATGTTGCCTGTTTGGTCGTGGTTGCTGTGTTGTTAGGGGAGATCGTGGAGGTGTCCCAGGCAGCAACATGTAACCCACTTGAGCTAAGCGCATGTGCAAGTGCAATCACATCTTCAAGCCCACCATCAGCCATTTGTTGTAGCAAGTTAAAGAAGCAGAGACCTTGTCTCTGCCAGTACGTGAAGAACCCAAACCTCCAAAAGCTTGTTAACTCTCCAAATGCGAGGAAGGTGGCTACCACTTGTGGCTCCCCATTCCCCAACTGCTAG
- the LOC110631255 gene encoding putative glutamine amidotransferase GAT1_2.1 → MANNSDLSMILPRVLIVSRRTVRKNKFVDFVGEFHLDLIVNYGAVPVIVPRVSGVHMLLESFEPIHGVVLCEGEDIDPSLYDAELSGFSPEELEEIRKAHASDTAIDKEKDTIELRLAKLCLERNIPYLGICRGSQVLNVACGGTLYQDVEKEISKKIPEEERVMHMNYEDYDGHRHPVKIVENTPLHQWFKDSLEEKKMEIMVNSYHHQGVKKLAQRFVPMAFAPDGLVEGFYDPDAYNPEEGKFIMGLQFHPERMRHQDSDDFDYPGCPAAYKEFAKAVIAYEKRLNCSTRIHKAPTLNQELETKRRTIARSFSLAKNMYNSGRSIVLGQESELEIGAEFLEANTVLSLQQVNRLQQMGATVRNASAYRERLKMNEERERAARIIMRKMSIGQLSDLISFYHMMGKICSEALEIKLQDSVNQEVEL, encoded by the exons ATGGCTAATAACTCGGATCTTTCGATGATCCTTCCAAGGGTTCTAATCGTCTCCAGACGAACCGTTCGGAAGAACAAGTTTGTAGATTTTGTGG GGGAATTCCACCTAGATCTTATTGTAAACTATGGAGCAGTACCAGTGATAGTCCCAAGAGTAAGTGGAGTCCACATGCTACTGGAGAGCTTCGAGCCAATCCACGGAGTCGTCCTCTGTGAAGGTGAAGATATTGATCCATCGCTTTACGATGCAGAACTATCTGGGTTTTCACCAGAAGAACTTGAAGAGATCAGGAAAGCTCATGCAAGTGACACCGCCATTGATAAAGAGAAAGACACAATTGAATTAAGACTTGCAAAGCTATGCCTTGAAAGAAACATAccatacctgggaatctgcaGAGGCTCACAGGTCCTTAATGTTGCATGTGGAGGAACATTATATCAAGACGTGGAGAAAGAAATCTCCAAGAAAATTCCAGAAGAAGAAAGAGTGATGCACATGAACTATGAGGACTATGATGGCCATAGGCATCCAGTAAAGATTGTGGAGAACACTCCATTGCACCAATGGTTTAAAGATTCGTTagaggaaaagaaaatggaaatcATGGTTAATAGTTATCACCACCAAGGTGTCAAGAAATTAGCTCAAAGATTCGTGCCAATGGCTTTTGCCCCTGATGGCCTGGTTGAAGGATTTTATGATCCAGATGCCTATAATCCTGAAGAGGGCAAGTTTATAATGGGTCTCCAATTTCATCCAGAGAGGATGCGCCACCAAGATTCAGATGATTTTGACTATCCTGGATGCCCAGCTGCATATAAG GAATTTGCTAAGGCTGTGATTGCTTATGAGAAAAGGCTTAATTGCTCCACACGCATACATAAAGCTCCCACGCTTAACCAAGAATTGGAGACAAAACGAAGAACTATTGCCAGAAGTTTCTCACTTGCAAAAAACATGTACAACTCAGGAAGGAGTATCGTTTTGGGCCAAGAATCAGAACTGGAAATTGGAGCAGAATTTCTTGAG GCCAACACTGTGCTGAGTCTGCAGCAAGTGAACAGGCTGCAGCAAATGGGAgcaacagtgagaaatgcttcaGCATACAGGGAAAGATTGAAGATGAATGAGGAGAGGGAGAGAGCTGCAAGGATTATAATGAGGAAAATGTCGATTGGGCAATTATCTGATCTCATCTCCTTCTACCACATGATGGGGAAAATATGCTCCGAGGCTTTGGAGATAAAGCTTCAAGACTCTGTAAATCAAGAGGTTGAACTATAA
- the LOC110600087 gene encoding auxin-responsive protein IAA32: MESNTSGFFLNPSALHSVYYQAKDDDGIIDLGLSLRTLQPEAYHPSGHFMSQEGYGELMAWPPQANRLAKHSNSGYQGITQEECDEDSEGVQSKENWAYVKVNMDGVVVGRKICILDHGGYSSLAIQLEDMFGRHAATGLRLFQAGSEFCLFYKDREENWRTVGDVPWKEFVESVKRLRIAQRK, translated from the exons ATGGAGTCCAACACATCAGGCTTCTTTCTGAATCCTTCAGCTCTTCACTCGGTTTACTATCAGGCAAAGGATGATGATGGTATTATTGATCTGGGTCTTAGTCTCAGAACCTTGCAACCTGAAGCTTATCATCCATCAGGACATT TCATGAGTCAGGAGGGGTATGGTGAACTGATGGCCTGGCCGCCTCAGGCAAATCGGTTGGCAAAACATTCAAATTCAGGATATCAAGGAATTACACAAGAAGAATGTGATGAGGACTCCGAGGGGGTGCAAAGCAAAGAAAATTGGGCTTATGTAAAGGTAAACATGGATGGGGTAGTTGTTGGCAGGAAAATTTGCATACTTGATCATGGTGGTTACTCCAGCCTTGCAATTCAGCTAGAAGACATGTTCG GAAGACATGCTGCAACTGGGTTAAGGCTGTTCCAGGCAGGCTCTGAATTCTGCTTGTTTTACAAGGACAGGGAGGAGAACTGGAGGACTGTTGGTGATGTCCCTTGGAA GGAATTTGTTGAAAGTGTGAAACGTCTGAGGATTGCACAAAGAAAGTGA
- the LOC110600086 gene encoding uncharacterized protein LOC110600086, whose translation MATSTFTIQSDFRSAFHIANLIIHPNFFPCRRVSPTRLPFSPRRLLSSNTTSFRLRAFSTDSADSAITVKLPEKPPVCTADELHYVSVANSHWHLALWRYRPPPQAPERNHPLLLLSGVGTNAIGYDLSPGCSFARYMSGQGFDTWILEVRGAGLSVQETSPKEIQQSALAVSEQMEAVAKTVTNGAFATNQLPTNVPSALSDSMDFALKEDPTGIATVWDESKLVSKLTETFMRLSERLSGFLNEGQSKIISAKLFDQIAKLLEDSQLSERFNEIRGKLLSLLESRQRTVIAGQVRDLSQRLVNIFEEGQRSVSPQLFDLQERLSTIIEDFQKQLDLIVQYNWDFDNYLEEDVPAAMEYIRAESKPKDGKLLAIGHSMGGILLYAMLSRRGCEGRDSGLAAIVTLASSLDYTTSNSRLKLLLPLADPAQALSVPVVPLGALLSAAYPLSCRPPYVLSWLNYLISAEDMMHPELLEKLILNNFCTIPAKLILQLTTAFRDGGLCDRSGKVLYKDHLHKSNVPVLALAGDQDLICPPEAVEETVRLIPKELVTYKVFGEPGGPHYAHYDLVGGRLAVEQVYPCITEFLSHHD comes from the exons ATGGCAACCTCCACGTTCACAATCCAATCAGATTTTCGTTCTGCTTTCCACATCGCCAACCTCATCATCCACCCCAATTTCTTCCCCTGCCGACGCGTTTCCCCGACGCGCCTCCCTTTTTCTCCGCGACGATTGCTGTCTTCTAATACTACGTCTTTTCGACTCAGAGCTTTTTCCACAGATTCCGCTGACTCTGCGATAACCGTCAAGCTTCCCGAGAAGCCCCCTGTTTGTACGGCTGATGAGCTCCACTATGTCTCCGTCGCCAATTCCCACTGGCACCTCGCTCTCTGGCGATATCGTCCTCCTCCTCAG GCGCCTGAAAGGAATCATCCACTGTTGCTGTTGTCCGGAGTGGGCACTAATGCCATTGGTTACGATCTCTCACCAGGA TGTTCATTTGCACGATACATGTCTGGTCAGGGATTTGACACATGGATTCTTGAAGTTCGAGGTGCTGGATTGAGTGTGCAGGAAACATCTCCCAAAGAGATTCAGCAGTCTGCACTTGCAGTTTCTGAACAGATGGAAGCTGTTGCTAAAACTGTAACTAATGGGGCTTTTGCCACCAACCAGCTGCCAACTAATGTTCCCAGTGCCTTGTCAGATTCTATGGATTTTGCTTTAAAGGAGGATCCAACAGGCATAGCCACTGTGTGGGATGAATCAAAGTTGGTATCAAAGTTGACTGAAACTTTTATGCGTTTGTCAGAAAGATTATCTGGCTTCCTCAATGAAGGCCAATCAAAGATTATTTCTGCCAAATTATTCGATCAGATAGCAAAACTTTTAGAAGATTCTCAGTTATCTGAACGCTTTAATGAGATAAGGGGAAAGCTTTTAAGCTTGTTGGAATCAAGACAACGCACAGTTATTGCTGGCCAAGTTAGGGATCTGAGCCAAAGGCTTGTAAATATTTTTGAGGAAGGTCAAAGATCCGTTTCACCTCAGTTGTTTGACTTGCAAGAGCGTCTTTCCACAATAATAGAAGATTTCCAGAAACAGCTGGACTTAATTGTGCAGTACAACTGGGATTTTGATAATTACCTAGAAGAGGATGTTCCTGCTGCG ATGGAATACATAAGAGCAGAAAGCAAGCCAAAGGATGGTAAATTGCTCGCAATTGGACACTCCATGGGAGGCATCTTGCTTTATGCTATGCTTTCACGACGTG GTTGTGAAGGAAGAGACTCCGGGTTGGCTGCTATTGTTACTCTGGCATCATCACTTGATTATACAACTTCAAATTCCAGACTCAAATTGCTTTTGCCTCTT GCAGATCCAGCTCAGGCTCTTAGTGTACCTGTTGTTCCTTTGGGGGCATTATTGTCAGCAGCATATCCTCTTTCATGTCGTCCCCCTTACGTGTTGTCTTGGCTTAATTATCTCATATCAGCAGAAGACATGATGCATCCAGAGTTGTTAGAAAAGCTCATCTTGAACAACTTTT GTACAATACCCGCCAAACTTATCTTGCAACTTACAACAGCTTTTCGGGATGGTGGATTGTGTGATAGGAGTGGTAAAGTTTTATACAAGGATCATCTACACAAGAGCAATGTACCTGTGTTAGCCTTAGCCGGAGACCAAGATCTAATTTGTCCACCTGAAGCTGTGGAAG AAACTGTTAGGCTCATTCCCAAGGAATTGGTTACTTATAAAGTGTTTGGAGAACCTGGAGGTCCGCATTATGCACACTATGATTTGGTGGGAGGAAGACTG GCAGTGGAGCAAGTTTATCCTTGCATAACTGAATTCCTTAGCCATCATGACTGA
- the LOC110599611 gene encoding receptor protein kinase-like protein ZAR1 — MFFLILLVFVLCNSNGLVSSLNTEGFTLLSFKQSIYEDPEGSLRNWNSSDETPCSWNGVTCKEQKVVSISIPKKKLYGFLPSSLGSLSDLRHVNLRNNRFFGSLPTELFQALGLQSLVLYGNALSGSLPNEFGKLKYLQSLDLSQNFFNGSIPTSIVQCKRLRTLDLSQNNFTGSLPDGVGTGLVSLERLDLSFNKLNGSIPSDIGNLSSLQGTVDFSHNHFTGSIPASLGNLPEKVYIDLTYNNLIGPIPQNGALMNRGPTAFIGNPGLCGPPLKNPCSSNTPGASSPSSIPFLPNNYPSQDLDNNGGRTGKGRGLSKGAVIAIIVSDILGICLVGLLFSYCYSRVCACSKNKDESGYVFDKGGKGRQECLCFRKDESETLSENVEQYDLVPLDTQVAFDLDELLKASAFVLGKSGIGIVYKVVLEDGLTLAVRRLGEGGSQRFKEFQTEVEAIGKLRHPNIVTLRAYYWSVDEKLLIYDYIPNGSLATALHGKPGMVSFTPLSWSIRLKIIKGIAKGLVYLHEFSPKKYVHGDIKPSNILLGHDMEPHISDFGLGRLANIAGGSPTVQSTRVAAEKPQERQQKSAPSSEVATVSSTNLGSYYQAPEALKVIKPSQKWDVYSYGVILLEMITGRFPVVQMGTSEMDLVQWIQLCIEEQKPLADVLDPYLAPDVDKEEEIIAVLKIAMACVHSSSERRPTMRHVSEALSRLAVSSSD, encoded by the exons ATGTTTTTCTTGATTTTGCTGGTTTTTGTTCTTTGTAACTCTAATGGGTTAGTGAGTTCTTTGAATACTGAAGGGTTTACACTTTTGTCGTTCAAGCAGTCCATATATGAAGACCCAGAAGGGTCTTTAAGGAACTGGAACTCCTCTGATGAGACCCCTTGTTCATGGAATGGGGTTACATGCAAGGAGCAAAAAGTTGTCTCTATTAGCATTCCAAAGAAAAAACTTTATGGGtttcttccttcttctcttgGGTCTCTTTCTGACCTCAGACATGTAAATTTGAGGAATAATAGGTTCTTCGGTAGCTTGCCTACTGAGCTTTTTCAAGCTCTGGGGTTACAGAGTCTGGTCCTTTATGGGAATGCTTTATCTGGGTCTTTGCCAAATGAGTTTGGCAAGCTTAAATACCTTCAAAGCTTAGATTTATCACAGAATTTCTTCAATGGGTCAATACCCACATCAATTGTTCAATGTAAAAGGCTTAGAACCCTTGATCTAAGCCAAAACAACTTCACTGGTTCTTTGCCAGATGGGGTAGGTACGGGTTTGGTTTCTCTTGAAAGACTTGATCTTTCATTCAATAAACTGAATGGTTCAATTCCTAGTGATATAGGAAATTTGTCTAGTTTGCAAGGAACTGTTGATTTTTCCCATAATCATTTCACTGGTTCAATCCCAGCTAGTCTTGGAAACCTTCCTGAGAAGGTTTACATTGATCTAACTTACAACAATTTGATTGGTCCAATACCACAAAATGGTGCGCTGATGAACAGAGGACCAACAGCATTTATAGGAAATCCGGGGCTCTGCGGTCCTCCATTGAAAAACCCTTGTTCCTCCAATACTCCTGGTGCAAGTTCACCTTCATCAATTCCATTTTTGCCTAATAACTACCCATCTCAAGATTTGGATAATAATGGTGGAAGAACTGGGAAAGGAAGAGGACTGAGTAAGGGTGCTGTTATTGCAATCATTGTGAGTGATATACTCGGAATTTGCCTAGTCGGATTGTTGTTTTCGTATTGTTATTCAAGGGTTTGTGCTTGTAGTAAGAATAAGGATGAAAGTGGCTACGTTTTCGACAAGGGAGGGAAGGGTAGGCAAGAATGTCTGTGCTTTAGGAAGGATGAATCTGAAACTCTATCTGAGAATGTGGAGCAGTATGATCTTGTGCCGCTCGACACACAGGTAGCTTTTGATTTAGATGAGCTGCTTAAGGCTTCTGCTTTTGTTTTGGGAAAGAGTGGAATTGGGATTGTGTACAAAGTTGTGCTTGAAGATGGGCTCACGTTGGCTGTGAGAAGATTGGGAGAAGGGGGCTCTCAAAGGTTTAAGGAATTTCAGACAGAAGTAGAAGCAATTGGAAAGCTAAGGCATCCTAATATTGTAACACTCAGAGCCTATTACTGGTCTGTTGATGAGAAGTTGCTAATCTATGATTATATACCTAATGGAAGCCTTGCTACTGCACTTCATG GGAAGCCTGGAATGGTTTCATTTACGCCATTATCTTGGTCTATCCGGTTGAAAATCATCAAGGGGATTGCAAAAGGCTTGGTGTACCTTCATGAATTCAGTCCTAAAAAGTATGTTCATGGAGATATAAAGCCAAGTAATATACTTCTTGGACATGACATGGAACCACACATTTCTGATTTTGGACTTGGACGCCTCGCTAATATCGCCGGAGGGTCCCCAACAGTGCAATCTACTAGAGTTGCTGCAGAGAAACCACAAGAAAGGCAGCAAAAGAGTGCACCTAGCTCAGAAGTAGCTACAGTTTCATCAACAAATTTGGGATCTTATTACCAGGCCCCTGAAGCACTTAAAGTGATAAAACCATCACAGAAATGGGATGTGTACTCTTATGGTGTGATCTTACTAGAAATGATCACAGGAAGATTTCCAGTGGTGCAAATGGGTACCTCAGAAATGGATCTTGTTCAATGGATTCAGCTTTGCATTGAAGAACAAAAACCACTTGCAGATGTTTTAGATCCATATTTAGCCCCAGATGTGgacaaagaagaagaaattattGCAGTTCTAAAGATAGCAATGGCTTGTGTTCACAGCAGCAGTGAAAGGAGACCTACAATGAGGCATGTCTCTGAAGCCTTAAGTAGATTGGCTGTATCATCCTCTGACTGA